In the genome of Streptomyces sp. V2I9, one region contains:
- the rplJ gene encoding 50S ribosomal protein L10: protein MARPDKAAAVAELTDQFRSSNAAVLTEYRGLTVAQLKELRRSLGENAQYAVVKNTLTKIAANEAGINALDDLFTGPTAVAFVTGDPVESAKGLRDFAKDNPNLIIKGGVLDGKALSADEIKKLADLESREVLLSKLAGAFKGKQTQAAQVFQALPSKFVRTAEALRAKKEEQGGAGTPAPAEAAE, encoded by the coding sequence ATGGCAAGGCCCGACAAGGCTGCCGCGGTAGCCGAGCTGACGGACCAGTTCCGCAGCTCGAACGCCGCCGTGCTGACCGAGTACCGGGGTCTCACCGTGGCACAGCTCAAGGAGCTGCGCCGTTCGCTCGGTGAGAACGCCCAGTACGCCGTGGTGAAGAACACGCTGACCAAGATTGCGGCCAACGAGGCCGGGATCAATGCGCTGGACGACCTGTTCACGGGTCCGACGGCGGTTGCCTTCGTCACCGGTGACCCGGTGGAGTCGGCGAAGGGTCTTCGTGACTTCGCCAAGGACAACCCCAACCTCATCATCAAGGGCGGTGTCCTTGACGGTAAGGCGCTGTCCGCCGATGAGATCAAGAAGCTCGCGGACCTCGAGTCCCGCGAGGTTCTGCTCTCCAAGCTGGCCGGTGCTTTCAAGGGCAAGCAGACGCAGGCGGCGCAGGTCTTCCAGGCCCTGCCCTCCAAGTTCGTCCGCACCGCGGAAGCTCTTCGCGCCAAGAAGGAAGAGCAGGGCGGTGCCGGTACTCCGGCTCCCGCCGAGGCCGCCGAGTAA
- the rplL gene encoding 50S ribosomal protein L7/L12, which yields MAKLSQEDLLAQFEEMTLIELSEFVKAFEEKFDVTAAAAVAVAGPAGPGATAEAVEEKDEFDVILTGAGEKKIQVIKVVRELTSLGLKEAKDLVDGTPKPVLEKVAKEAAEKAAESLKAAGASVEVK from the coding sequence ATGGCGAAGCTGTCCCAGGAAGACCTGCTCGCGCAGTTCGAGGAGATGACCCTCATCGAGCTCTCCGAGTTCGTGAAGGCCTTCGAGGAGAAGTTCGACGTCACCGCCGCCGCGGCCGTCGCCGTCGCCGGTCCGGCCGGCCCGGGTGCCACCGCCGAGGCCGTCGAGGAGAAGGACGAGTTCGACGTCATCCTCACCGGCGCCGGCGAGAAGAAGATCCAGGTCATCAAGGTCGTGCGTGAGCTGACCTCGCTGGGTCTGAAGGAGGCCAAGGACCTCGTCGACGGCACCCCGAAGCCGGTCCTCGAGAAGGTCGCCAAGGAGGCCGCCGAGAAGGCTGCCGAGTCCCTCAAGGCCGCCGGCGCTTCCGTCGAGGTCAAGTAA
- the rpoB gene encoding DNA-directed RNA polymerase subunit beta has protein sequence MAASRNASTANTNNGASTAPLRISFAKIKEPLEVPNLLALQTESFDWLLGNAAWKARVEAALDSGQDVPTKSGLEEIFEEISPIEDFSGSMSLTFRDHRFEPPKNSIDECKERDFTFAAPLFVTAEFTNNETGEIKSQTVFMGDFPLMTNKGTFVINGTERVVVSQLVRSPGVYFDSSIDKTSDKDIFSAKIIPSRGAWLEMEIDKRDMVGVRIDRKRKQSVTVLLKALGWTTEQILEEFGEYESMRATLEKDHTQGQDDALLDIYRKLRPGEPPTREAAQTLLENLYFNPKRYDLAKVGRYKVNKKLGADEPLDAGVLTTDDVIATIKYLVKLHAGETETIGESGREIVVETDDIDHFGNRRLRNVGELIQNQVRTGLARMERVVRERMTTQDVEAITPQTLINIRPVVASIKEFFGTSQLSQFMDQNNPLSGLTHKRRLSALGPGGLSRERAGFEVRDVHPSHYGRMCPIETPEGPNIGLIGSLASYGRVNAFGFIETPYRKVVDGQVTDDVDYITADEEDRFVIAQANATLSDELRFTEPRVLVRRRGGEVDYVPGTDVDYMDVSPRQMVSVATAMIPFLEHDDANRALMGANMMRQAVPLIKSEAPLVGTGMEYRCATDAGDVLKAEKDGVVQEVSADYITVTNDDGTYTTYRIAKFMRSNQGTSVNQKVVVSEGDRIVADQVLADGPATENGEMALGKNLLVAFMPWEGHNYEDAIILSQRLVQDDVLSSIHIEEHEVDARDTKLGPEEITRDIPNVSEEVLADLDERGIIRIGAEVVAGDILVGKVTPKGETELTPEERLLRAIFGEKAREVRDTSLKVPHGEIGKVIGVRVFDREEGDELPPGVNQLVRVYVAQKRKITDGDKLAGRHGNKGVISKILPIEDMPFLEDGTPVDIILNPLGVPSRMNPGQVLEIHLGWLASRGWDVSGLGDEWAQRLQAIGADQVAPGTNVATPVFDGAREDEITGLFQATIPNRDGDRLVQPSGKAQLYDGRSGEPFPDPVSVGFMYILKLHHLVDDKLHARSTGPYSMITQQPLGGKAQFGGQRFGEMEVWALEAYGAAYALQELLTIKSDDVTGRVKVYEAIVKGENIPEPGIPESFKVLIKEMQSLCLNVEVLSSDGMSIEMRDTDEDVFRAAEELGIDLSRREPSSVEEV, from the coding sequence TTGGCCGCCTCGCGCAACGCCTCGACCGCGAATACGAACAACGGTGCCAGCACCGCCCCGCTGCGCATCTCTTTTGCAAAGATCAAGGAGCCCCTCGAGGTTCCGAACCTCCTCGCGCTGCAGACCGAGAGCTTTGACTGGCTCCTCGGCAATGCCGCCTGGAAGGCTCGCGTCGAGGCTGCTCTGGACAGTGGACAAGACGTCCCCACCAAGTCCGGCCTGGAGGAGATCTTCGAGGAGATCTCTCCGATCGAGGACTTCTCCGGGTCGATGTCGCTTACGTTCCGCGACCACCGCTTCGAGCCCCCGAAGAACTCGATCGACGAGTGCAAGGAGCGCGACTTCACGTTCGCCGCGCCGCTCTTCGTCACGGCCGAGTTCACCAACAACGAGACCGGCGAGATCAAGTCCCAGACGGTCTTCATGGGCGACTTCCCGCTCATGACCAACAAGGGCACCTTCGTCATCAACGGCACCGAGCGTGTCGTCGTGTCGCAGCTGGTCCGCTCGCCGGGTGTCTACTTCGACTCCTCCATCGACAAGACGTCCGACAAGGACATCTTCTCCGCCAAGATCATCCCCTCGCGGGGCGCCTGGCTGGAGATGGAGATCGACAAGCGCGACATGGTCGGTGTCCGCATCGACCGCAAGCGCAAGCAGTCCGTCACCGTCCTCCTCAAGGCTCTCGGCTGGACCACCGAGCAGATCCTGGAGGAGTTCGGCGAGTACGAGTCCATGCGCGCCACCCTGGAGAAGGACCACACCCAGGGCCAGGACGACGCGCTGCTCGACATCTACCGCAAGCTGCGTCCGGGCGAGCCGCCGACGCGTGAGGCCGCTCAGACGCTGCTCGAGAACCTCTACTTCAACCCGAAGCGCTACGACCTCGCCAAGGTCGGCCGCTACAAGGTGAACAAGAAGCTCGGCGCCGATGAGCCGCTGGACGCCGGGGTGCTCACCACCGACGACGTCATCGCGACCATCAAGTACCTGGTCAAGCTGCACGCCGGTGAGACCGAGACGATCGGCGAGTCCGGCCGGGAGATCGTCGTCGAGACCGACGACATCGACCACTTCGGCAACCGCCGTCTGCGCAACGTCGGCGAGCTCATCCAGAACCAGGTCCGTACGGGCCTGGCGCGGATGGAGCGCGTGGTGCGCGAGCGCATGACCACCCAGGACGTCGAGGCGATCACGCCGCAGACCCTGATCAACATCCGGCCGGTCGTCGCCTCCATCAAGGAGTTCTTCGGCACCAGCCAGCTGTCGCAGTTCATGGACCAGAACAACCCGCTGTCGGGTCTCACCCACAAGCGCCGCCTGTCGGCGCTCGGTCCGGGTGGTCTCTCCCGTGAGCGGGCCGGCTTCGAGGTCCGAGACGTGCACCCGTCCCACTACGGACGCATGTGCCCGATCGAGACCCCCGAAGGCCCGAACATCGGTCTGATCGGTTCGCTCGCCTCGTACGGCCGCGTCAACGCGTTCGGCTTCATCGAGACGCCGTACCGCAAGGTCGTCGACGGCCAGGTCACCGACGACGTCGACTACATCACCGCCGACGAGGAGGACCGCTTCGTCATCGCCCAGGCGAACGCGACCCTCAGCGACGAGCTGCGCTTCACCGAGCCGCGCGTCCTGGTCCGCCGTCGCGGCGGAGAGGTCGACTACGTGCCCGGCACGGACGTCGACTACATGGACGTCTCGCCGCGCCAGATGGTGTCCGTCGCCACCGCGATGATCCCCTTCCTGGAGCACGACGACGCCAACCGTGCCCTCATGGGCGCGAACATGATGCGCCAGGCGGTACCGCTGATCAAGTCGGAGGCCCCGCTCGTCGGCACCGGCATGGAGTACCGCTGCGCCACCGACGCCGGCGACGTGCTCAAGGCCGAGAAGGACGGTGTGGTCCAGGAGGTCTCCGCGGACTACATCACCGTCACGAACGACGACGGCACGTACACCACGTACCGCATCGCCAAGTTCATGCGCTCCAACCAGGGCACCTCGGTCAACCAGAAGGTCGTCGTCTCCGAGGGCGACCGGATCGTGGCCGACCAGGTGCTCGCCGACGGACCGGCCACCGAGAACGGTGAGATGGCCCTCGGCAAGAACCTGCTCGTGGCGTTCATGCCGTGGGAGGGTCACAACTACGAGGACGCGATCATCCTGTCGCAGCGCCTCGTGCAGGACGACGTCCTCTCCTCGATCCACATCGAGGAGCACGAGGTTGACGCCCGTGACACCAAGCTCGGGCCCGAGGAGATCACGCGGGACATCCCGAACGTCTCCGAGGAGGTCCTCGCCGACCTCGACGAGCGCGGCATCATCCGCATCGGTGCCGAGGTCGTCGCCGGCGACATCCTCGTCGGCAAGGTCACGCCCAAGGGCGAGACCGAGCTGACCCCCGAGGAGCGCCTGCTCCGCGCGATCTTCGGTGAGAAGGCGCGCGAGGTGCGCGACACCTCGCTGAAGGTGCCGCACGGTGAGATCGGCAAGGTCATCGGCGTCCGCGTCTTCGACCGCGAAGAGGGCGACGAGCTGCCGCCGGGCGTGAACCAGCTGGTCCGCGTCTACGTCGCGCAGAAGCGCAAGATCACCGACGGTGACAAGCTCGCCGGCCGTCACGGCAACAAGGGCGTCATCTCCAAGATCCTGCCGATCGAGGACATGCCGTTCCTGGAGGACGGCACCCCGGTCGACATCATCCTCAACCCGCTGGGTGTCCCGTCCCGAATGAACCCGGGACAGGTCCTGGAGATCCACCTCGGCTGGCTCGCCAGCCGCGGCTGGGACGTCTCCGGCCTCGGTGACGAGTGGGCCCAGCGCCTGCAGGCCATCGGCGCCGACCAGGTCGCCCCCGGCACCAACGTCGCCACGCCCGTCTTCGACGGTGCGCGCGAGGACGAGATCACCGGCCTCTTCCAGGCCACGATCCCCAACCGCGACGGCGACCGCCTGGTCCAGCCCTCCGGCAAGGCCCAGCTCTACGACGGCCGCTCCGGCGAGCCGTTCCCGGACCCGGTCTCGGTCGGGTTCATGTACATCCTCAAGCTGCACCACCTGGTCGACGACAAGCTCCACGCGCGTTCGACCGGCCCGTACTCGATGATCACCCAGCAGCCGCTGGGTGGTAAGGCGCAGTTCGGTGGTCAGCGCTTCGGTGAGATGGAGGTGTGGGCCCTTGAGGCTTACGGCGCCGCATACGCCCTCCAGGAGCTCCTGACGATCAAGTCCGACGACGTGACCGGCCGCGTGAAGGTCTACGAGGCCATCGTCAAGGGCGAAAACATCCCCGAGCCCGGCATTCCCGAGTCCTTCAAGGTGCTCATCAAGGAAATGCAGTCGCTCTGCCTCAACGTGGAGGTGCTGTCCTCGGACGGCATGTCCATCGAGATGCGCGACACGGACGAGGACGTCTTCCGTGCGGCGGAGGAGCTCGGTATCGACCTGTCCCGGCGCGAGCCGAGCAGCGTCGAAGAGGTCTGA
- a CDS encoding DNA-directed RNA polymerase subunit beta' encodes MLDVNFFDELRIGLATADDIRTWSHGEVKKPETINYRTLKPEKDGLFCEKIFGPTRDWECYCGKYKRVRFKGIICERCGVEVTRAKVRRERMGHIELAAPVTHIWYFKGVPSRLGYLLDLAPKDLEKVIYFAAYMITYVDEERRTRDLPSLEAHVSVERQQTENRRDADLEARAKKLETDLAELEAEGAKADVRRKVREGAEREMKQLRDRAQREIDRLDEVWSRFKNLKVQDLEGDELLYRELRDRFGTYFDGCMGAAALQKRLESFDLDEEAERLREIIRTGKGQKKTRALKRLKVVSAFLQTSNKPKGMVLDCVPVIPPDLRPMVQLDGGRFATSDLNDLYRRVINRNNRLKRLLDLGAPEIIVNNEKRMLQEAVDALFDNGRRGRPVTGPGNRPLKSLSDMLKGKQGRFRQNLLGKRVDYSARSVIVVGPQLKLHQCGLPKAMALELFKPFVMKRLVDLNHAQNIKSAKRMVERGRTVVYDVLEEVIAEHPVLLNRAPTLHRLGIQAFEPQLVEGKAIQIHPLVCTAFNADFDGDQMAVHLPLSAEAQAEARILMLSSNNILKPADGRPVTMPTQDMVLGLFFLTTDDEGRNVKGTDRAFGSTAEATMAFDARELSLQAKVDIRFPVGTMPPRGWVPPVAEEGEPEYQPGDSFRLRTTLGRALFNELLPEDYPFVDYSVGKKQLSEIVNDLAERYPKVIVAATLDNLKAAGFHWATRSGVTVAISDVVVPEAKKAIVKGYEEQDEKVQKQYERGLITKDERTQELIAIWTKATNEVAEAMNANFPKTNPIFMMVDSGARGNMMQMRQIAGMRGLVSNAKNETIPRPIKASFREGLTVLEYFISTHGARKGLADTALRTADSGYLTRRLVDVSQDVIIREEDCGTDRGLKLKIAVKGADGVLRKTDDVETSVYARMLAEDVVVDGKVIAPANVDLGDVLIDALVGAGVEEVKTRSVLTCESAVGTCAFCYGRSLATGKLVDIGEAVGIIAAQSIGEPGTQLTMRTFHTGGVAGDDITQGLPRVVELFEARTPKGVAPISEAKGRVRIEETEKTKKIVVTPDDGSDETAFPISKRARLLVGEGDPVEVGQKLTVGATNPHDVLRILGQRAVQVHLVGEVQKVYNSQGVSIHDKHIEIIIRQMLRRVTIIESGDAELLPGELVERSKFETENRRVVTEGGHPASGRPQLMGITKASLATESWLSAASFQETTRVLTDAAINAKSDSLIGLKENVIIGKLIPAGTGLSRYRNIRVEPTEEAKAAMYSAVGYDDIDYSPFGTGSGQAVPLEDYDYGPYNQ; translated from the coding sequence GTGCTCGACGTCAACTTCTTCGACGAGCTGCGGATCGGCCTTGCCACCGCGGACGACATCCGGACCTGGTCGCACGGCGAAGTCAAGAAGCCGGAGACCATCAACTACCGCACGCTCAAGCCCGAGAAGGACGGACTCTTCTGCGAGAAGATCTTCGGTCCGACGCGGGACTGGGAGTGCTACTGCGGCAAGTACAAGCGTGTCCGCTTCAAGGGCATCATCTGCGAGCGCTGCGGCGTCGAGGTCACTCGCGCCAAGGTGCGTCGTGAGCGGATGGGCCACATCGAGCTTGCCGCTCCCGTCACTCACATCTGGTACTTCAAGGGCGTTCCCTCGCGCCTCGGCTACCTGCTGGACCTCGCTCCGAAGGACCTCGAGAAGGTCATCTACTTCGCCGCGTACATGATCACGTACGTGGACGAGGAGCGTCGTACTCGCGACCTGCCCTCGCTGGAGGCCCACGTCTCCGTCGAGCGCCAGCAGACCGAGAACCGGCGCGACGCCGACCTCGAAGCCCGCGCCAAGAAGCTCGAGACCGACCTGGCCGAGCTGGAGGCCGAGGGCGCCAAGGCCGACGTGCGCCGCAAGGTGCGCGAGGGCGCCGAGCGCGAGATGAAGCAGCTGCGCGACCGTGCGCAGCGCGAGATCGACCGCCTCGACGAGGTGTGGAGCCGCTTCAAGAACCTCAAGGTCCAGGACCTGGAGGGCGACGAGCTGCTCTACCGCGAGCTGCGTGACCGCTTCGGCACGTACTTCGACGGCTGCATGGGCGCTGCGGCGCTGCAGAAGCGCCTGGAGTCCTTCGACCTCGACGAGGAGGCCGAGCGCCTCCGCGAGATCATCCGCACCGGCAAGGGCCAGAAGAAGACCCGTGCGCTCAAGCGCCTCAAGGTCGTCTCCGCGTTCCTCCAGACCAGCAACAAGCCCAAGGGCATGGTGCTCGACTGCGTGCCGGTCATCCCGCCGGACCTGCGTCCGATGGTGCAGCTGGACGGTGGCCGCTTCGCGACCTCCGACCTGAACGACCTGTACCGCCGCGTGATCAACCGCAACAACCGCCTGAAGCGCCTTCTCGACCTCGGTGCGCCCGAGATCATCGTGAACAACGAGAAGCGCATGCTCCAGGAGGCCGTCGACGCGCTGTTCGACAACGGCCGCCGCGGTCGCCCGGTCACCGGTCCCGGCAACCGTCCCCTGAAGTCCCTGAGCGACATGCTCAAGGGCAAGCAGGGCCGCTTCCGTCAGAACCTCCTCGGCAAGCGCGTGGACTACTCCGCGCGTTCCGTGATCGTCGTCGGTCCGCAGCTCAAGCTGCACCAGTGCGGTCTGCCGAAGGCGATGGCGCTGGAGCTGTTCAAGCCGTTCGTGATGAAGCGCCTGGTGGACCTGAACCACGCGCAGAACATCAAGTCGGCCAAGCGCATGGTCGAGCGTGGCCGCACCGTCGTGTACGACGTCCTCGAAGAGGTCATCGCCGAGCACCCGGTGCTGCTGAACCGTGCGCCCACCCTGCACCGCCTCGGCATCCAGGCCTTCGAGCCGCAGCTGGTCGAGGGCAAGGCCATCCAGATCCACCCGCTCGTCTGCACCGCGTTCAACGCGGACTTCGACGGTGACCAGATGGCCGTGCACCTGCCGCTCTCCGCGGAGGCGCAGGCCGAGGCCCGCATCCTGATGCTGTCCTCGAACAACATCCTGAAGCCGGCCGACGGCCGTCCGGTCACCATGCCGACCCAGGACATGGTGCTGGGCCTCTTCTTCCTCACCACGGACGACGAGGGCCGCAACGTCAAGGGCACGGACCGCGCGTTCGGCTCCACGGCCGAGGCCACCATGGCCTTCGACGCCCGCGAGCTGTCGCTCCAGGCGAAGGTCGACATCCGCTTCCCGGTCGGCACCATGCCGCCGCGTGGCTGGGTGCCGCCGGTCGCCGAGGAGGGCGAGCCGGAGTACCAGCCCGGCGACTCCTTCCGGCTGCGGACCACCCTGGGCCGCGCGCTCTTCAACGAGCTGCTGCCCGAGGACTACCCGTTCGTCGACTACTCGGTGGGCAAGAAGCAGCTCTCCGAGATCGTCAACGACCTGGCCGAGCGCTACCCCAAGGTCATCGTGGCGGCGACGCTCGACAACCTGAAGGCGGCCGGCTTCCACTGGGCGACCCGTTCGGGCGTCACCGTGGCCATCTCCGACGTCGTCGTGCCCGAGGCCAAGAAGGCCATCGTCAAGGGCTACGAGGAGCAGGACGAGAAGGTCCAGAAGCAGTACGAGCGCGGTCTGATCACCAAGGACGAGCGCACGCAGGAGCTCATCGCGATCTGGACCAAGGCGACCAACGAGGTCGCCGAGGCGATGAACGCGAACTTCCCCAAGACGAACCCCATCTTCATGATGGTTGACTCGGGTGCCCGAGGAAACATGATGCAGATGCGGCAGATCGCCGGTATGCGTGGTCTGGTGTCGAACGCGAAGAACGAGACCATCCCGCGTCCGATCAAGGCGTCCTTCCGTGAGGGCCTCACCGTTCTGGAGTACTTCATCTCCACGCACGGTGCCCGTAAGGGTCTGGCGGACACCGCCCTGCGTACCGCCGACTCGGGTTACCTGACCCGTCGTCTGGTGGACGTCTCGCAGGACGTGATCATCCGCGAGGAGGACTGCGGCACCGACCGCGGCCTGAAGCTGAAGATCGCGGTCAAGGGCGCCGACGGCGTGCTCCGCAAGACGGACGACGTCGAGACCTCGGTCTACGCCCGCATGCTCGCCGAGGACGTCGTGGTGGACGGCAAGGTCATCGCGCCTGCCAACGTCGACCTCGGTGACGTCCTGATCGACGCCCTGGTGGGCGCCGGCGTCGAGGAGGTCAAGACCCGCTCGGTCCTGACCTGTGAGTCCGCGGTCGGCACCTGTGCCTTCTGCTACGGACGCTCGCTCGCCACCGGCAAGCTGGTCGACATCGGTGAGGCGGTCGGCATCATCGCCGCCCAGTCCATCGGTGAGCCCGGTACCCAGCTGACGATGCGTACCTTCCACACCGGTGGTGTGGCCGGTGACGACATCACCCAGGGTCTGCCCCGTGTCGTCGAGCTCTTCGAGGCCCGTACGCCGAAGGGTGTCGCCCCGATCTCCGAGGCCAAGGGCCGCGTGCGGATCGAGGAGACCGAGAAGACCAAGAAGATCGTCGTCACCCCGGACGACGGCAGCGACGAGACGGCGTTCCCGATCTCGAAGCGCGCCCGTCTGCTCGTGGGCGAGGGCGACCCGGTCGAGGTGGGCCAGAAGCTCACCGTGGGTGCCACCAACCCGCACGACGTGCTGCGCATCCTCGGCCAGCGTGCGGTCCAGGTCCACCTGGTCGGCGAAGTCCAGAAGGTCTACAACTCGCAGGGCGTGTCGATCCACGACAAGCACATCGAGATCATCATCCGGCAGATGCTCCGCCGCGTGACGATCATCGAGTCCGGCGACGCGGAGCTGCTTCCGGGCGAGCTGGTCGAGCGGTCGAAGTTCGAGACCGAGAACCGTCGTGTGGTCACCGAGGGCGGTCACCCCGCCTCCGGCCGTCCGCAGCTGATGGGTATCACCAAGGCCTCGCTCGCCACCGAGTCGTGGCTGTCGGCGGCGTCCTTCCAGGAGACGACCAGGGTCCTCACCGACGCGGCGATCAACGCCAAGTCGGACTCCCTGATCGGCCTCAAGGAGAACGTCATCATCGGTAAGCTCATCCCGGCCGGTACGGGTCTGTCCCGCTACCGCAACATCCGGGTCGAGCCGACCGAGGAGGCCAAGGCCGCCATGTACTCGGCCGTCGGCTACGACGACATCGACTACTCGCCGTTCGGCACCGGCTCCGGCCAGGCCGTTCCGCTGGAGGACTACGACTACGGTCCGTACAACCAGTAG
- the rpsL gene encoding 30S ribosomal protein S12 produces the protein MPTIQQLVRKGRQDKVEKNKTPALEGSPQRRGVCTRVFTTTPKKPNSALRKVARVRLTSGIEVTAYIPGEGHNLQEHSIVLVRGGRVKDLPGVRYKIIRGSLDTQGVKNRKQARSRYGAKKEK, from the coding sequence GTGCCTACGATCCAGCAGCTGGTCCGGAAGGGCCGGCAGGACAAGGTCGAAAAGAACAAGACGCCCGCGCTCGAGGGTTCGCCCCAGCGTCGCGGTGTCTGCACGCGTGTGTTCACGACCACCCCGAAGAAGCCGAACTCGGCCCTCCGTAAGGTCGCGCGTGTGCGTCTGACCTCCGGTATCGAGGTCACGGCCTACATCCCGGGTGAGGGACACAACCTGCAGGAGCACTCCATCGTGCTCGTGCGTGGTGGCCGTGTGAAGGACCTGCCGGGTGTTCGTTACAAGATCATCCGCGGCTCGCTCGACACCCAGGGTGTCAAGAACCGCAAGCAGGCCCGCAGCCGCTACGGCGCCAAGAAGGAGAAGTAA
- the rpsG gene encoding 30S ribosomal protein S7 — MPRKGPAPKRPVIIDPVYSSPLVTSLINKILLDGKRSTAERIVYGAMEGLREKTGNDPVITLKRALENVKPSLEVKSRRVGGATYQVPIEVKPGRASTLALRWLVGYSRARREKTMTERLMNELLDASNGLGASVKKREDTHKMAESNKAFAHYRW, encoded by the coding sequence ATGCCTCGTAAGGGCCCCGCCCCGAAGCGCCCGGTCATCATCGACCCGGTCTACAGCTCTCCTCTTGTCACCTCGCTGATCAACAAGATCCTCCTCGACGGCAAGCGTTCCACCGCCGAGCGGATCGTGTACGGCGCCATGGAAGGCCTCCGCGAGAAGACCGGCAACGACCCGGTCATCACGCTGAAGCGCGCGCTTGAGAACGTCAAGCCCTCGCTCGAGGTCAAGTCCCGCCGTGTCGGTGGCGCCACCTACCAGGTGCCGATCGAGGTCAAGCCCGGTCGCGCCTCCACCCTCGCCCTGCGCTGGCTCGTCGGCTACTCCCGCGCCCGCCGCGAGAAGACCATGACCGAGCGCCTCATGAACGAACTGCTGGACGCCTCCAACGGCCTCGGCGCTTCGGTCAAGAAGCGTGAGGACACCCACAAGATGGCCGAGTCCAACAAGGCCTTCGCGCACTACCGCTGGTAG